The segment GATCGCCTTCAGCGCGGCCATGGTCCTGCTGGGGTCTCTGGACGCCCCCCAGATACGGAACAACTACAACATCTTCAAGTCCGAGGGCCGCGCGCCCCAGAACCTGCCGGTGGCCTCCAAGCTCCTGCTCATCGGCGGCAGCCTCATGCACCTCTTCGCCGCGCTCATGGGCGGGGACATGTCCTGGGCCCTCAACGCGGCCATCGCCGTCACCATGGGCAGCATCATCCTGGCCCAGGTGTACGCGCCCCACGCCGCCAACGCGGTGCTCGGCCCCATCGTCCGGGGCGCCGAGAAGCTCCTTTCTCTCGTCCATCGCGGCGCCAAGGCCGCGGCCGCGGACCCCGCCGCCGCGGGCGTGGCCGAAGCCAAGGCTCTCATCGACAAGGAATTCCAGGGCGTGGACTATATGCGCTACCAGGCCCAGGACGCGGAGCAGACCTTGGCTTCCATAGAGGAGAAGGCCAAGGCCCTGCCCGGCCGCAGCGCCATCCTTTTAGAGGCGCCCACCGCGGCCGGCAAGTCCACCTTGGCCGAGGTCCTGAACAAGACTTTGGGCTCGCGCATGAAGGTCTTCCCGGTGGACCTCTATTTCCGCTCCGCCAACGACATCCCCCGCGACCCGCAGGGCCGGCCCGACTACGACCGGCCCGAGGCCCTGCACCTGCAGCGCGCGGCCGACGACGTCAAGACCTTGCTCGCCGGCGGGCGCATAGAGCTGCCCAAGCACGTGATGGACGGCCCGACCACCTTCGACAGCGGCCAGTTCCTCCAGTTGGCGCCGGAAGACGTGCTCATCGTGGACTCCATCTTCGCCTCGCACAGCATGTTCCTCGACGCCGTGAAGGGCCGCCAGACCCTCAACGTGTACCTGGCCGCGCCAGCGGCCATCCGCCTGGCCCGACGCCTCAAGCGCGACAAGAACGAGCGCGGCATCTCGGTGTACAACAACCTCAAGGGCTGGTCGCACCTGCTGGTCAACGAGCGCTCCAACATCCTGCCCCTGCGCGAGAAGGCCGACGTGGTCGTCAACCTCATGAGCGCGCAGGAGCTCAAGAACCTGCCCGGGGCTTTGGCCGAGTTGCTGGCGGCGGAGCGGGCGGCGAACGGCAATGACGCGGCCCAAACCGAGCTCTTCCTCAAGATGGTGCGCTCCTCCATCGAGTCCGACCGGACCCCCGGCCCCCTGCCGGCCGGCGACGCCGAGAAGATCATGAGCCAGGTGGACGTCTCCGGAGACGCGGTGGCCCCCGAGCGCCTCAAAGTGTTCGTGGCCAAGGCCCTGGAGACCTACACCGCGGTGCAGAAAGAGGCTCTGGAGCAGCCCAATTTCTCCAACTTCCACGTGCACGCGGCCGTGGAGCTCTCGGACGGCCGCTGGACCTCGGCGCCCAACGTGGAGCTCAGCCGGGAGATCACCCTCTGCGCCGAGCGCACCGCCATCCTCGCGGCTTTGTCCAACGCCCCGGCCGGGACCACGGTCAAGACCATCGTGGTCAGCAACAGCGGCGGCGAGTTCAAGAAGCTCTGCGCCGAGTGCCTGAGCTGGCTGGCCACGGGCAAGTTCTTCGGCCCGTACACCGAGATCGTGAGCGTGGCCCGCGACCCGGCCACGGGCCGCATCGGCATCCGCATCCGGACGCTCAAGTCCGTCCTTCCCTATCACATGGGCGCGACGCACCAGCCTTCTTTGACGGACAAGCCCGTGGGCTCTTTGGAAGTCGCCGTGAGCCCGTCGGCCGCGCAGGCGGGCGCCTCCGCCGCGGCCGCGAAGTCCTTGATGGAGCAGGCGCGCAAGGCCTACGCGCGGGGATCGGCCGACAAGTTCTCCTCCAAGCCTTCGGCCGCCGCGGTGCGGCTCTCCCATTTCGGACAGAGCAGCGCGGTGCGCTTCCAGTGGGCGCCCCGCTTCAGCGAGTACGAGGACCTCGACGCCGCGGCCGCGGCCCTGGAGAAGGCCGCCAAGCGGCGCGCCCGCCTGGAGAGCGCGCTGAAGCTGGCGGACCAGGCCACTTTCGGACTGCTCAAGCTGACGCAGCGCGCCGCTGGCCTGCTGGCCGCGCCGTCCATCGCGGCCGTGGCCTACTACGGCAGCGACACGGACCTGCCGCCCATCGCCAGCATCGGCCGGCTGGTGCGCCAGGGCGCCTCCCAGAACACCGTGATCCTGCGCATCGAGGACGGCCGCATCCAGGCGCGCACCCTCGGCGAGTACATGACCGAGATCTACGGCCTGCACTAGGCCTCAGGGGACACCCATGGAAGGAGCCTTAAGCCCGCAGGACCTCATCAAGCTGGCCATCGCCATGGAAGAGGGCGGCCAGAAGCTCTACGCGAAGTTCGAGCGCGAGACCGCCGACGAGCGCCTCAAGCAGACCTGGGGCCTGCTGCGCCGGCAGGAGATCGAGCATGCCGTCGAGTTCCGCAAGCTCCTGCGCGTCGCGGAGCTCAGCCAGCCGGCCGAGTCCTCCTCGGCCGAGGCCTCGCCCTACCAGCGCGCCGTGGCGGCCGCCAGCGTCCTGATGGGCAGCCGCCTGGGGCGGACCTCAGCCGGGGCCGTGCTTTCCGATCTGGATGCGCTGGCGCTGGCCATCGCCGTGGAGAAGGACACCATCCTCACTTATATGGCCTTGAAGGACCAGATCCTCGGCGACCGCGGCCACGCGCTGGACAAGATCCTGGCCGAAGAGCAGAGCCATCTCATCCAGCTCACGGAACTCCTCGACAGCCAGCCGGAGCGCTTCCCCGTGGCGGCGCCGGACCTGCCCACCGGTCTCTAGGTGCCGGTGGTCAACTTTCTTAACTTTTCAACTTTCGAGGCGGCTTGACAAAGCCCGCCGGCCGCACAATACTATTAGTCACATTATGTCCCCCTCCATCCTGGCCGTCTTTCTCCTCGCCTTAGCGAGCTCCCCGGCCGCGGCCCAGAGCCTGGATTTTTCCTTAGAGCAAGCCCGGTCTTCATTCAGGACCCATCAGCCGGGCCAGCCCTACGCGGCGCAACTCCAGGCCCGGCTGGTCCAGGAAGGCTGTCCGGCGCCCTGCACCTCCGCGGCGGAGATCAAGGCCTACCTCGACAGCGTGGCCGCGGCGGCCCGGAGCCTGAGCATGAGCGCGGAGCTCGCCGCGCTCCGGGAGCACTACGCCCCGGCCGGAGTGCCGCGCAAGAAGGGGCAGGCCGGCGCGCCCGGCGGACCCTCGGCTGAGAAGCGCGCGGCCCAGACCGCCGCTCTCCAGAGACAGCAGACCGCGGCCATGCACCGCGGGGGCCAGATGGCCGCGGCGCTCGACCAGCGCAAGAAAGCCGAGAGCCTGGCGGCTGGCGGCCCGGGCGGCGGGATCACGGCGGGAAAGCCGATGAGCCCCGCCGAGCGCAAAGCCGCCCTCGACGCCTACCTCCTCGCCCCGGCCGGGGACTCGGCGCGCCTGCACACTTTGGCGGTCAAGGCTCCGCCGCCGATGCGGCCTCGGACCCCGGTCTCCCCGCCGCAGCTCTCCCGCTTCGACCGGGCCCTGCTCTGGGTCGACAGCCACATCGACCAGAAGAAGCTGGAGAAGGTCTCCAACTTCTCTGCCGGCTTCGGAGACGCCCTCACCTTCGGCGGCACCGGCTGGGTCCGCAAGAAAATCAGCGGCGGGACCGACCCCGCCGACCGGAACTCCGATCAATACACCGCCGGCACTTTGACCGGAGTCGGCTATTCCATGCTCCTTGGCGCGGGCGGAGTCCTCAAACCCCTCAGCGCCGGGGTGCAGACCGTCACCCGCTGGGCCCCGACCCTTGCCGCGGACGGCACCGCGCTCCTCAAGGAGGGCCAATTCGTCATGGCCGGCACGGGCAAGGGCGTGAGCGGGTTCATAAACTGGAACAAAGGCGGGGGCCTTGAGCAGCTCATGAAATACGGCCGAAGCTATCTGACCTCGGGCAGCACCCAGGTGCCCGGCAAGCTGCTGCGCTATCCCATACAGGAGGAAGGGCGTATCGCCGGCACGATCAAGGGCCTCATGGGCCAGCGCGTCTACACGGGCCCGACCATCCCATTGCCATGAGCGCCCTGCAATCTCTTTTCGCCGTGGTCCTGCCCGTTGCCCTGGGCCTGGGCGTGCTCCTCGACCTGTGGTCCCTTTACGCCTGGCTGAAGCGCAACAGGCTCGGCCAGGGGCCGTCCGGGGTCGCGGGCGCGTCATGGTTCCTGTATTTTTCGTATTGCGTCTGGCGCCGGAGCTTCCTGCTGCTGGTGGGCCTGACCGTGTTCCATGTCTCCTGCCAGTACCTGGTCCCTCTGCTGCACCGCCGCTGGTGCGGGACCCCCGGGTCCGCCCCAGAATGAATCCGCCCTTGGAAGAGCGCTTCGTCGGCTCGCTGCTGGGAGTGGCTTTGGGCGACGCGCTGGGCGCCCCGCACGAAGGCGGCCCCATCGAGAAGCTCGCCTGGCGCCTCATCTGCCTGCCCCATGCCGGGACCTTGCGCTGGACCGACGACACCCAGATGACCATGGGCCTGGCCGAATCGCTCATCGCACAAGGAGGAGTCGACTGCGACCATTTGGCCGGACTCTGGGCCGAGCGCCTGGAAGTCCTGCGCGGCTACGGGCCCAGCACGCGCCGGATTCTGGCGGCCGTGCGCGCCGGCCAACCCTGGCGGCAAGCCTGCCGGACGGGCTTCCCTCAGGGCTCTTTCGGCAACGGAGCGGCTATGCGCGCAGCACCCCTGGGGCTTTTCTTCCACCGCGATCCCAAGGCCTTGGAGGACGCGGCCATCCGCTCCAGCGAGATCACGCACTCTCACCCGCTCGGAGTGGAGGGCGGAGTGCTCATGGCCCGGGCCGTGGCTTTGGCGTTGGAGCCGGAGTTCGAGCCCAAGCGCTTCCTGGAGTCCTTGCTGGCCGGGAGCAAAGCGCTGGAATTCCGATCGCGCCTCGAACAGTCGCTCGCCTGGCTCGGCCAGGAGCCGCCGGTCTCCGAGGTCCGCCGCCTCCTGGGCAACAGCGTGCGCGCCCACGAGTCCGCGGTGACCGCTTTGCACGCCTGCTGCCGCCATCCGGCGGACTTCCAGGCCTTGGCCGGCTATGTCATAACTTTGGGCGGGGACACGGACACCATCCTGGCCATGGCCGGCGGCGTGTTCGGGGCCCGAAACGGCAGCCGGGCATTGCCGCGGGAGCTCCTGGCCCGGCTGGAAGCCCGCGCAGAGCTCGAGCGCCTGGCTCGTGAGCTCTTCGCCAAGCGGCGCTAGCGCCGAGCGGACAGGGTCAATGCCTGTTCCAGGGCTTGGCGGGCGGGCCCATTGCCGGGGTCGACCCTCAAGATCCGCTGGAATTGCCCGATAGCCTCGCTGAGGCGGCCGCCCCTGGCCAGGTTCAGGCCCAGCTGGAATCGCAGCACCGGCGCCTCCGGTTGGAGCTCCAGGGCGCGGCGGAACTGCCGGGCGGCTTCGTCGAACTGGCCCGCCTCGGCCAGGATCACGCCGAGATTGAAATACGCGGGGATATAGTCCGGGTGGCGCCGCAGCAGCAGGCGCAGCTCCTGCGCCGCTTCGGCGCGGCGGTTGAGCTTGTAGAGGTCCGCGCCGAGATTGAGCTGGGCCGTGGCGTTGCCCGGGTCGATGCGCAGCACTTCCCGGTACTGCCGCGCGGCCCCCTCCGGGTCGGGCTGCAGGTCCAGGGCGACGGCCAGGTTGTAGCGGGCCGGCTCCTGGTCCGGCCGGATGCCGACCAGCGTCTGGAGGTACGCGACGGCCTCGGCGCTCTTGCCCTTGGCGATCAGGCTGACCCCGAGATTGTAGAGGACGGTGGGGTCGCGCGGCCGCTGCGCGACGGCGTGCCGCCACAGACTCTCCGAGTCGCGCCAGACCCGCGTCTGCCGCGCCGTCATCGCGCCCAGGAGGACCGCG is part of the Elusimicrobiota bacterium genome and harbors:
- a CDS encoding ADP-ribosylglycohydrolase family protein, which encodes MEERFVGSLLGVALGDALGAPHEGGPIEKLAWRLICLPHAGTLRWTDDTQMTMGLAESLIAQGGVDCDHLAGLWAERLEVLRGYGPSTRRILAAVRAGQPWRQACRTGFPQGSFGNGAAMRAAPLGLFFHRDPKALEDAAIRSSEITHSHPLGVEGGVLMARAVALALEPEFEPKRFLESLLAGSKALEFRSRLEQSLAWLGQEPPVSEVRRLLGNSVRAHESAVTALHACCRHPADFQALAGYVITLGGDTDTILAMAGGVFGARNGSRALPRELLARLEARAELERLARELFAKRR
- a CDS encoding tetratricopeptide repeat protein → LGFFLARRRWPAGWAAGTIYVLALLPVLGLVQLGHHMVADRYSYLANLGWAVLAGAILRPHLRGGRRGLVLSGAAALAVLLGAMTARQTRVWRDSESLWRHAVAQRPRDPTVLYNLGVSLIAKGKSAEAVAYLQTLVGIRPDQEPARYNLAVALDLQPDPEGAARQYREVLRIDPGNATAQLNLGADLYKLNRRAEAAQELRLLLRRHPDYIPAYFNLGVILAEAGQFDEAARQFRRALELQPEAPVLRFQLGLNLARGGRLSEAIGQFQRILRVDPGNGPARQALEQALTLSARR
- a CDS encoding ferritin family protein; this translates as MEGALSPQDLIKLAIAMEEGGQKLYAKFERETADERLKQTWGLLRRQEIEHAVEFRKLLRVAELSQPAESSSAEASPYQRAVAAASVLMGSRLGRTSAGAVLSDLDALALAIAVEKDTILTYMALKDQILGDRGHALDKILAEEQSHLIQLTELLDSQPERFPVAAPDLPTGL